AGAGGAATCATCTGATGTGTCAGCAGGTTTCACATCTTCTGGAActgacttttttatttctgcttttgcatcTGTGCTTGTTTCATCCCCAGGAGATGAAAAGCCAATACTTGGAAGCCAAAATTTAAATCTTCCAGGAGATCTTTTATTAtcagtcttttctttctcattggTTATGTCTTTTTCTTCACCTTCCACTGCTTCAACTACATCTTCATCTtcagagagaggagctgcagttaTTCCCTCTGGTGATTTACCAGGAAAACCCTCTTCAAGTTTACTGGAACCCTTTACTTCAGCAGCAGATGTTTTTAACTTTGACAAACTTACTTTTCCTCTAGATTCTTCAGACCCATGGTGTGGTTTGTCAGACAGTTTAagctcagcactgccagttctctgtgctgctgctccaaagcTTTCACCAGCACCTGTAGGTCTTCTCACTGATGCATCTCCTGTTGGAGATGGCTGCTGGACCAGCACATCTAAATCACTGTGTGATTCAGGCAACTTGGCCTTGAGCAATGAGAatcccaaagcagcagttttGACCTCTGATGACAGAATCTCTGattctttcagtatttcagtagTATAAATTTCACACCGCTCAATAGCAACATGTTCAGGTTCTACTTTTTCACTTACTTCTTGGCCCTCTATGTAAGACCAATGAATGTCTTGTCCTGCACTTGAAAGGGAGGACTCTATGGTAGCTGTCATTTGTGCTGTTTTAATGTCAGGTTCAGTCAGTGtcaaaattttgctttttgctttttgaataCCCCCCTCTACAGCTCCCTGTGTTTCTTCAGAGATAGCAGAGCTTGCTTGCAGTCGCACTATTTCAATGTCAGTACTAGATCCCTTTGGATCTGTTACTACTTTTGACAGTAAAACATCAGCTTCAATTGGGAGAGTTCTGAAAGTGAATCTTGGTATTTTTAGTTTGGGAATTTTTACACTTACTTCTGGGACACCTTGTGTTTGGTCCACTGTTTCCCCTGTTATTCTGGCAGATGCTTCTTTATGATCTAGACCTGGACTTTTCAGGCCAATCAATCCTTCTGGTTTTTGTaactgcatttctgcagtgtcTCTTTCACTTTGAGGTGCTGAATCAGCTTCTGACTTTGGCAAACTGGTATCATCTTCAAACCCCTTGATTTCAGAATGCAACATTCCAAACCTTGGAATCTTAAACTTGTATGCTTTAATTTTACTTGTTTCTGCTCTGTCTTCTACTTGCACTTCCACTCCTGCAGACACATCCTTTTCAACACTTTTCACgcaaaatttcatttcaggatCTACTCCAGTAATTTTAACATCCGTCTTCAATGTCGGAACTTCTACCTTTAGATCTTCCAGTTTAGCAGTAACGTAAGTACCATCTTCTGATCCTTTTGTTGTAGACCATTCACACACAGTCCTTTTTAATTGACTTTCTTCACTGTCTTTTCCTGTAATTTTCACCTCGCcctttatctttccttttttgattGCTGCCTCTTTGTTTGGAATATCTAGCTCTTCCTTTGGAAGATTAACatctattttcttctgtgttgcATCCAGAGTAATTTCAGCTGATGATGGCTTGCATCCTACCCCTGATGTCTCTAATTTCATAGAACTTTCTACTTTTTGGACATTTATATCCTGTGATTTGCCTTTATGCTCTGGAGACGTCAGAGTACACGTAGGAAACCTATTTGTTGAACTCCTGGCTTTGTCAGTTTCTGAAGCACTTGGGTATGATTTAGACAATTCTGCTGTAGACACTGTGATTTCTGAAGTATGTCCTTCAGCACTGCGCTTAACTACCTCTGCATAAGTTTCAGTTTTTGGAAGACTCACTCCACTATCTGTTCTTTCTGCAGATAATGAAATATGTCCTTCAATTTCTGGCAAGCTAACATTAGACATCTTCACAGAATCTTCTAATTTTTGAATCCCTTCTTTTCCAATAGTAATTTCAGCAACTGCATGTGGTAATGAGAAGGTATTTTCAGGAACacttgtttcagtttgtgctttAGCAGAAGGAATAGTTGCCTGAGCTTTTTCCATACTTCTTTCAATATCGGCATCacttttttgttcctttaagGATGACCTGCCAAATGCAGGTATTCTGAATTTTGGCATTTTAAACCATCCCTGATGTTCTTCAGTCTGAActtcttcagcttttatttcatgttcttttaGTTTGATTTCCTTCTCCTCAAGACTCTCACTAACACTCTCTGTCTTTGGTTTGGACACTGACTGGGTGCTTATGTCTACCTTTGCATCTTCAATGCCACCTGTCAGAGCTTGGGGTGTTTTTATCTTACCATCAACTCCTCCAGGATCTGACATATCAGATATAAGTTCTGATGCTGGAACTCCCACAGCAATGCCAGCAATTTCATTTGTTGTTCTTAGTTGGGGTAGCTCAGCCTCTATTTTTGGAGAGCTGATCTCTGTCTCTGGGACTTTCCCTTTTATTCGGGAGATTCCAAACTTTGTCTTCTGGAACGTGGGCATTTTAATCTTCCCTTCAGGACCTTCcaatttcacttttcttccaTCCACAACTGATGAGCTTTCTGTTAGTATATCAGGGCTCTTCAAATCAACTGAAGCTTCTCCTTTGGGGAGCTTAGTACCTGTTTTTTGAATGTTACATTCATTGGCAGAACTTATTTTTAAGTCAACCTGTTGAAAGCTCCTCTCTGAGGGAGTCAAAGAAGCATCAATCTTTGCTGAGCTGACTGTTATTTCAGTTTTAGAGGCTTCAGTTTCTACTCTGGAAAACTCCAGAGTGTGGACTCTAGTGTCAGCCAGTTTTATGCTGATTTGTGCCCCTTCTTCAGTCCCTTCAGGATGACTTTTTTCTATATCAGGTATCTTAATAGAATCATCACCCTCTATTTCTGTTTTAGGAAGAGTAGCATCAACTTCAACTTTTTGAGATTTTGGAACCTTTATCTTGGAGAGTGAAATTTTAGGCATGACAAATTGAGGTTTTTTAATTGGACTTTTTTGTTCAACTTTTCCTGAGGATATTTCCAGATCAAGGTCTGCCCCACTACCTTGATCATCAGCTGCAGTTTCTTTCACTTCTGTGTCTATTCTGCTTGACACGACAGCAAGCTTTTGGTCTTCCAAATTTGCTCCAGAATCAGATTTAACACTTGCTTCCTTCTTTGGTGACCAACTGAAGGACGGAAGTTTGAATTTGGGCATTTTGAAAtgtccttccttctcttctccttctccatcttgctttatttCCCCCTTGATCGTTACTGCTGCATCTGAATCCTGAATATCACTGTCTGGTTTTGGAAAAGGGATGTCAGCTGATGGGAGGTGAACATCAGCCTCTGATGTCTTACTGTCAGTTTTGGTAATTTTGGCTTCAGGGCTGTAAATCCTTTTTTCTGTGCCACATTCTGCCTTCAAGTCTGGTGCTTCAACAGCAATGTCAGATATTTCTACTGTTGCTTTTAGTTGGGGAACCTTGACTTCTGATTTGGATTGGCCAACATCCTTTTCCAACCTTTTCCCTTTAGAAAGTGTAATTCCTACCTTTGGCATTTGGAATTTAGACATTTTTGTTTTCGCTTCAGAACCTTCAGCTTTTATCTCTACATCACCCACAGCAATTTCACTTGATTTTCTTTCAACACTTATGTCAGGACTCTTCACCTCAAGCAAACCTTCAGGTGTCATCTTAATATCTGAGGTGGAGAGGCTGGCATTAGCAGCAGCCGATTTCAGAGTCAGATCATCTCCTTCACAGGTAGGAACTTTGACCTCACCTGTAGGCATGCTAATATGCATCTCTACTTTGGGAGCTTGGGCTTCTGGTTTGGAAAATTCTGAAGGTGGGACTGTAACTTTAGGCACTTTTATGCCCAGTCCTGCAACTTCTCCACTACTTCCTTTCTCAGATTTCTGAACAGaaacagcttctttttcttctttgggtCCAGAAACATCAGTTTCCAGTACAGGCAGAGAGACCTGTACTTTCTGACCCTTAATTTTAGGGAATGAGATCTTTGGCATGGTAAATTGGGACTTCTTGGTTTTGGCCTTTTCACCATCTTTTTCTGTTGTATCAAATTCTTCATGAGTGTATTGATTCTCAGGAGTAGGTAAAGTTAATTCAGATCCCATGTCTCCAGATAAGGTAGACAAAGTGGGTCCTTCCAGATGTTCCTCAACAGGAGAAGGAGCAATAGCTTCTTTCTTTGGTGACCACCTAAATGAAGGCAGCTTGAATTTTGAtgatttaaatttgttttctttctcctcagtACCCTTTTCTCCTGTAGCTACTTCCTGTTCTGCCTTGCACTCTAAATCTGGGCCACGGATTTCTGCTTCTAAGTTGGGCAAGGTAGCCTCCATGGGTGAGAGATTTGGGTCCACTGTTGGTGCATCCAGAACAACTTCAAGTGAAGGTTTATGCAACTTTACACCAAGATGGGGATCAGAAATTTGAGCTGTTTTTTCAATATCAGGACCAGTCATATCAGATGATATCCTTCCCTTGGAAATGTCAGATTGCACGTTGGAACCAATGTCACCTTCAGATGCCTTTCCCTTAGATCGAATTCTGAATTTTGGTTTTCGGAATTTAGGAATTTTAACTGTGACCTCTGTGTCAACCAAAGATATTTCAGCAGATGTGGTTTTGCCCTCTAGCTTAAAACCTCCTTGCTCCTCAGAACCATCTTCACCTAAAACTTCAAAATCTGAAAGATTTTCATCACCAAGAGAAGCTAATTTTGATTCTGATTCTGTTAGATTAATTTGGTATTTAGTAAGAGTAACATCCCCCTTTTGTAATGAGGACTCCAGATCAATTTTAGATGAAGTCACTTCAGATTTAGAAAAACCAATGCTAGGAACTCTGAATTTGGTACTTTTAGACACACTCTCCCCCTTAACATCAGAAAAACGCTTAGGTTCAACACTCTCAGAAGGTACAGAAGAAGCATCCTCTGTTAAAGAATAACAAAGagtttctgaaacagaaacatcaCATCCAGATTGGCTTTGAGCATGAGGTTTGAAAGTCttagaaagagaaattttaggCATTCTAAATACAGAAGTTTTAGATTTGCCAATGTCCTCCCCTTTACCACAGGAAGAATCAAGCGGAGCATCAAAGCTGGGCGCTTGGATCTCAGAGTCAGAAAATGTCACATCAGTAATGGCAGATCCTGAGGGCACCGTCACTTGGGGCTCGGGGAGGCTGACGTCCACTTCTGCGGCCGCGGTGCCCTtggcctctctgctgctggaccaGCCAAAGGAAGGCATGCCGAACTTGGGCATCTTGAACTTGCCATCCTTGGTCTTGGCGGCCTCATTCTCTGGGACTTTGGCCTCTCCTTCAAGGCTCATCGTGGCCTCAGGCGCCTGCAGGTCGACGCTAGCCTGTGGAAGAGTGACGTCGACGGAGGGCATGCTGATGTCCACCTCTGGAGCTTTGATGTCAGCTTTGGGCATCTTGAGGGAGGGCTTCTCCAGCTTCACACTGGTGCTTTCCCCTGCAACCATCACGGTGGCGGAGGGGAGCTCAACTTCAGCCTCAGCTGTGGGCACCTCACCCTTGGGCGAGGACACTTTGAATTTGGGCTTGTCGAACTTGGGCATCTTGAGCTTGCCTTTCAGGCCCGtgccttccagctccagcttgcCTTCGGCAGACGGCGCTTTGAGGTCTACATCAGGcgcctggagctccagggagccTTCGACAGAGGGCAGCTTGACGTCTGGGGCCGTAACAGTGATGTCGCTGTCTGAGGCCTTGAGCTCTGCCTGCGGGAGGCTGATGTCTGCCTCCAGTTTGGGAGACTTGACGGTGGGCTTGGAGAAGACCACGCTGGGCACCTTGACTTTGGGCATGTGTATTTTCATACCGCCACCTTCTGCTTTGCCTGCGGCCACCTCCAGGCTGCCTTCAGCCTCGGGGCCCTGCCGGGCGACTTCGCCCTCTGAGGCTTTGGGCAGCGAGACCTCGGCCTTGGGCAGGCTGACCTGCGCCTGGGGAGCTTTCATTTTGGGCAGCTTGACGCTGGGCATCTTGACGTCTGGCATCTTGAATCTGCCTTTCTCACTCTCCGCTGCTACCGTGGCTGTCTCGATGGTCACCTCCACACCGGGCGCTTGGATTTCGGCCGTGGGAAGGGTCACCTCCACTTCAGTGGCTCTCGATGGCACCGTCACTTGGGGTTCGTGGAGGCTGATGTCCACCTCTGCGGCCGCGGTGCCCTtggcctctctgctgctggaccaGCCAAAAGAAGGCATGCCGAACTTGGGCATCTTGAACTTGCCGTCCTTGGCCTTGGCGGCCTCCTTCTCTGGGACTTTGGCCTCCCCTTCAAGGCTCATGGTGGCCTCAGGCGCCTGCAGGTCGACGCTAGCCTGTGGAAGAGTGACGTCGACAGAGGGCAGACTGATGTCCACCTTGGGAGCTTTGATGTCAGCTTTGGGTATGTTGAGGGACGACTTCTCTACCTTCACACCGGTGCCCTCCACTGTAGCCGTCACGGTGGCGCAGGGGAGCTCAACCTCAGCGCTGGGCAGGCTGACCTCAGCTGTGGGCACCTCACCCTTGGGCGAGGACACTTTGAATTTGGGCTTGTCGAACTTGGGCATCTTCAGCTTGCCTTTCAGGCCCGtgccttccagctccagcttgcCTTCGGCAGACGGCGCTTTCAGGTCTACGTCAGGcgcctggagctccagggagccTTCGACAGAGGGCAGCTTGACTTCTGGGGCCGTAACAGTGATGTCGCTGTCGGTGGCCTTGAGCTCTGCCTGCGGGAGGCTGATGTCTGCCTCCAGATTGGGAGACTTGAGGGTGGGCTTGGAGAAGACCACGCTGGGCACCGTGACTTTGGGCATGTGTATTTTCATACCGCCACCTTCTGCTTTGCCTGCGGCCACCTCCAGGCTGCCTTCAGCCTTGGGGCCCTGCAGGGTAACTTCACCCTCCGGGGCTTTGGGCAGCGAGACCTCGGCCTTGGGCAGGCTGACCTGCGCCTGGGGAGCTTTCATTTTGGGCAGCTTGATGCTGGGCATCTTGACGTCGGGCATCTTGAATCTGCCTTTCTCTCCATCTGCTGCACCCGTGGCCGTCTCGATGGTCACCTCCACACCGGGCGCTTGGATTTCGGCCGTGGGAAGGGTCACCTCCACTTCAGTGGCTCCAGAAGGCACTGTCACTTGAGGCTCGGGGAGGCTGACGTCCACTTCTGCGGCCACGGTGCCCTtggcctctctgctgctggaccaGCCAAAGGAAGGCATGCCGAACTTGGGCATCTTGAACTTGCCGTCCTTGGTCTTGGCGGCCTCCTTCTCTGGGACTTTGGCCTCTCCTTCAAGGCTCACCGTGGCCTCAGGCGCCTGCAGGTCGATGCTAGCCTGTGGAAGAGTGACGTCGACGGAGGGCAGACTGATGTCCACCTTGGGAGCTTTGATGTCAGCTTTGGGCATCTTGAGGGAGGGCTTCTCCAGCTTCACACTGGTGCTTTCCCCTGCAGCCGTCATGGTGGCGTACGGGAGCTCAACTTCAGCCTCAGCTGTGGGCACCTCACCCTTGGGCGAGGACACTTTGAATTTGGGCTTGTCGAACTTGGGCATCTTGAGCTTGCCTTTCAGGCCCGtgccttccagctccagcttgcCTTCGGTAGACGGCGATTTGAGGTCTACGTCAGGcgcctggagctccagggagccTTCGACAGAGGGCAGCTTGGCATCTGGGGCCGTGACAGTGATGTCGGTGTCAGGGgccttcagctctgcctgcgGGAGGCTGATGTCTGCCACCAGTTTGGGAGACTTGAGGGTGGGCTTGGAGAAGACCACGCTGGGCACCTTGACTTTGGGCATGTGTATTTTCATACCGCCGACATCCACTTTGCCTGCGGCCACCTCCAGGCTGCCTTCAACCTCGGGGCCCTGCAGGGCGACTTCGCCCTCCAGGGCTTTGGGCAGCGAGACCTCGGCCTTGGGCAGACTAACCTGCGCCTGGGGAGCTTTCATTTTGGGCAGCTTGACGCTGGGCATCTTGACGTCTGGCATCATGAATCCTCCTTTCTCATTCTCCGGTGCAACCGTGGCCGTCTCGACGGTCACCTCCACACCGGGCGCTTGGATTTCGGCCGCGGGCAGGGTCACCTCCACTTCAGTGGCTCCAGAAGGCACCCTCACTTGAGGCTCAGGTAGGCTGACGTCCACTTCTGCGGCCACAGTGCCTTtggcctctctgctgctggaccaGCCAAAGGAAGGCATGCCGAACTTGGGCATCTTGAACTTGCCGTCCTTGGTCTTGGTGGCCTCCTTCTCTGGGAATTTGGCCTCCCCTTCAAGGCTCATGGTGGCCTCAGGCGCCTGCAGGTCGACGCTAGCTTGTGGAAGAGTGACGTCGACGGAGGGCAGACTGACGTCCACCTTGGGAGCTTTGATGTCAGCTTTGGGCATCTTGAGGGAGGGCTTCTCCAGCTTCACACTGGTGCTTTTCCCTGCAACCATCCCGGTGGCGGAGGGGAGCTCAACTTCAGCCTCAGCTGTGGGCACCTCACCCTTGGGCGAGGACACTTTGAATTTGGGCTTGTCGAACTTGGGCATCTTGAGCTTGCCTTTCAGGCCTGtgccttccagctccagcttgcCTTCGGTAGACGGCGATTTGAGGTCTACGTCAGGcgcctggagctccagggagccTTCGACAGAGGGCAGCTTGACGTCTGGGGCCGTGACAGTGATGTCGGTGTCAGGGGCCTTGAGCTCTGCCTGCGGGAGGCTGATGTCTGCCTCCAGATTGGGAGACTTGAGGGTGGGCTTGGAGAAGACCACGCTGGGCACCGTGACTTTGGGCATGTGTATTTTCATACCGCCACCTTCTGCTTTGCCTGCGGCCACCTCCAGGCTGCCTTCGGCCTCGAAGCCCTGCAGGGTGACTTCGCCCTCCGGGGCTTTGGGCAGCGAGACCTCGGTCTTGGGCAGGCTGACCTGCGCCTGGGGAGCTTTCATTTTGGGCAGCTTGACGCTGGGCATCTTGACGTCGGGCATCTTGAATCGGCCTTCTCTCCCTCCGCTGCTACCGTGGCTGTCTCGACGGTCACCTCCACACTGGGCGTTTGGATTTCGGCAGCGGGCAGGGTCACCTCCACTTCGGTGGCTCCGGATGGCACCGTCACTTGGGGTTCGGTGAGGCTGACGTCCACCTCTGCGTCTACGGTGCCCTtggcctctctgctgctggaccaGCCAAAGGAAGGCATGCCGAACTTGGGCATCTTGAATTTGCCGTCCTTGGTCTTGGCGGCCTCCTTCTCTGGGACTTTGGCCTCCCCTTCAAGGCTCATGGTGGCCTCAGGCGCCTGCAGGTCGACGCTAGCCTGTGGAAGAGTGACGTCGACGGAGGGCATGCTGATGTCCACCTTGGGAGCTTTGATGTCAGCTTTGGGCATCTTGAGGGAGGGCTTCTCCAGCTTCACACTGGTGCTTTCCCCTGCAACCATCACGGTGGCGGAGGGGAGCTCAACTTCAGCCTCAGCTGTGGGCACCTCACCCTTGGGCGAGGACACTTTGAATTTGGGCTTGTCGAACTTGGGCATCTTGAGCTTGCCTTTCAGGCCCGtgccttccagctccagcttgcCTTCGGCAGACAGCGCTTTGAGGTCTACGTCAGGcgcctggagctccagggagccTTCGACAGAAGGCAGCTTGACGTCTGGGGCCGTAACAGTGATGTCGCTGTCGGTGGCCTTGAGCTCTGCCTGCGGGAGGCTGATGTCTGCCTCCAGATTGGGAGACTTGAGGGTGGGCTTGGAGAAGACCACACTGGGCACCGTGACTTTGGGCATGTGTATTTTCATACCGCCGACATCCGCTTTGCCTGCGGCCAACTCCAAGCTGCCTTCGGCCTCGGGGCCCTGCAGGGTGACTTCGCCCTCCGGGGCTTTGGGCAGCGAGACCTCGGCCTTGGGCAGGCTGACCTGCGCCTGGGGAGCTTTCATTTTGGGCAGCTTGACGCTGGGCATCTTGACATCGGGCATCTTGAATCGGCCTCTCTCTCCCTCCGCTGCACCGTGGCTGTCTCGATGGTCACCTCCACACTGGGCGCTTGGATTTCGGCCGTGGGTAGCGTCAACTCCAGTTCGGTGGCTCCGGAAGGCATCGTCACTTGAGGCTCGGGGAGGCTGACGTCCACCTCTGCGGCCACGGTGCCTTtggcctctctgctgctggaccaGCCAAAGGAAGGCATGCCGAACTTGGGCATCTTGAACTTGCCATCCTTGGCCTTGGCGGCCTCCTTCTCTGGGACTTTGGCCTCTCCTTCAAGGCTCATGGTGGCCTCAGGCGCCTGCAGGTCGACGCTAGCCTGTGGAAGAGTGACGTCGACGGAGGGCAGACTGATGTCCACCTTGGGAGCTTTGATGTCAGCTTTGGGCATCTTGAGGGAGGGCTTCTCCAGCTTCACACTGGTGCTTTCCCCTGCAGCCGTCATGGTGGCGGAGGGGAGCTCAACTTCAGCCTCAGCTGTGGGCACCTCACCCTTGGGCGAGGACACTTTGAATTTGGGCTTGTCGAACTTGGGCATCTTGAGCTTGCCTTTCAGGCCCGtgccttccagctccagcttaCCTTCGGCAGACGGCGATTTGAGGTGTACATCAGGcgcctggagctccagggagctTTGGAGGGATGGCGGCTTGACGTCTAGGGCCGTGACAGTGATGTCAGTGTCTGGGGCATTGAGCTCTGCCTGCGGGAGGCTGATGTCTGCCTCCAGTTTGGGAGACTCGACGGTGGGCTTGGAGAAGACCACGCTGGGCACCGTGACTTTGGGCATGTGTATTTTCATACCGCCACCTTCTGCTTTGCCTGCGGCCACCTCCAGGCTGCCTTCAACCTCGGGGCCCTGCAGGGTAACTTCACCCTCCAGGGCTTTGGGCAGCGAGACCTCGGCCTTGGGCAGGCTGACCTGCGCCTGGGGAGCTTTCATTTTGGGCAGCTTGATGCTGGGCATCTTGACGTCGGGCATCTTGAATCTGCCTTTCTCTCCCTCCGCTGCTCCCGTGGCCGTCTCGATGGTCACCTCCACACTGGGCGCTTGGATTTCGGCCgtgggcagggtcacctccaCTTCAGTGGCTCCAGAAGGCACCGTCACTTGAGGCTCGGGGAGGCTGACGTCCACTTCTGCGGCCACGGTGCCCTtggcctctctgctgctggaccaGCCAAAGGAAGGCATGCCGAACTTGGGCATCTTGAACTTGCCGTCCTTGGTCTTGGCGGCCTCCTTCTCTGGGACTTTGGCCTCTCCTTCAAGGCTCATCGTGGCCTCAGGCGCCTGCAGGTCGACGCTAGCCTGTGGAAGAGTGACGTCGACGGAGGGCATGCTGATGTCCACCTTGGGAGCTTTAATGTCAGCTTTGGGCATCTTGAGGGATGGCTTCTCCAGCTTTACACTGGTGACCTCCCCTGCAGCCGTCACGGTGGCGGAGGGGAGCTCAACTTCATCCTCAGCTGTGGGCACCTCACCCTTGGGCAAGGACACTGTGAATTTGGGCTTGTCGAACTGGGGCATCTTGACATCGGGCATCTTGAATCTGCCTTTCTCTCCCTCCGCTGCTACCGTGGCCGTCTCGACGGTCACCTCCACCCTGGGCGCTTGGATTTCGGCCGCGGGCAGGGTCACCTCCACTTCAGTGGCTCCAGAAGGCACCGTCACTTGAGGCTCGGAGAGGCTGACGTCCACCTCTGCGTCCACGGTGCCCTtggcctctctgctgctggaccaGCCAAAGGAAGGCATGCCGAACTTGGGCCTCTTGAATTTGCCATCCTTGGTCTTGGCAGCCTCCTTCTCTGGGACTTTGGCCTCCCCTTCAAGGCTCATGGTGGCCTCAGGCGCCTGCAGGTCGATGCTAGCCTGTGGAAGAGTGACGTCGACGGAGGGCATGCTGATGTCCACCTTGGGAGCTTTGATGTCAGCTTTGGGCATCTTGAGGGAGGGCTTCTCCAGCTTCACACTGGTGCTTTCCCCTGCAGCCGTCATGGTGGCGGAGGGGAGCTCAACTTCAGCCTCAGCTGTGGGCACCTCACCCTTGGGCGAGGACACTTTGAATTTGGGCTTGTCGAACTTGGGCATCTTGAGCTTGCCTTTCAGGCCCGtgcctcccagctccagcttgcCTTCGGCAGACGGCGCTTTGAGGTCTACGTCAGGcgcctggagc
This sequence is a window from Serinus canaria isolate serCan28SL12 chromosome 5, serCan2020, whole genome shotgun sequence. Protein-coding genes within it:
- the AHNAK2 gene encoding protein AHNAK2 isoform X30 translates to MEVTLKTEVEAGASGFSVKGGGNEGIFIKKVLKESPASKIFSLREGDQLLSATIFFDNIKYEDALKILQYSEPYRVQFSLKRKIAVQEDLEHSTAQHKKERIGQEKELSESIPEETPHVSGKSISEEDRETLIVSQRVGRSKRPKKDRLSWPKFQSIKNKKILRHRRSHSTSDAYEPALQDISPTSTDTESQFPQEVHTKEKKGSQRKLKFPSIGFRMHRSKPEPQEKQRKEIKTTLISEREKIHQYDISLENPEILTVEYTTSPAYEMKTGEGHETLTKDVKEMKNGIPSHVKQCPEVEISIKKDKEATSKFSVPEVADITTDIPKPSLETADLKVSPTKKSPQASSKSRKKKQKGTADKKDGESGINIDLMGHSTKGSVQVKGLEIGTAKAELQTSETLQTGEKKAEEDTQIINIQKINYGISVPKRKETEADTTKQRSDVPQSVQEKTADMTSEDSRNVTGKTLMPDTESDVSTWKIQMPSFKVAKAPKTDIKITREESKEDTEDRVKKERMEEDAIPTNDKALNIEIGMKRGEKDIEGKESKFRLPKLKFPTFTWSSAKEETAQPEAQISDREVKVQTLEITGEPQVSGPPEKITVPTAETKVVISIGKIDENDTKQKHEGQMLSPKKTNIKSSPVERKTEDTKGKMWISKTDIEIEKMEFNEKSKDELLEMTPPNIKAPEVDISLPSVDVTLPQASVDLQAPEATMSLEGEAKVPEKEAAKTKDGKFKMPKFGMPSFGWSSSREAKGTVAAEVDVSPPEPQVTVPSGATEVEVTLPAAEIQAPGVEVTIETATVEAGGEKGGFKMPDVKMPSIKLPKMKAPQAQVSLPKAEVSLPKAPEGDVALQGPEAEGSLEVAAGKAEGGGMKIHMPKVKVPSVVFSKPTLKSPKLEADISLPQAELKAPDSDITVTAPDDKLPSVEGSLELQAPDVDLKAPSAEGKLELEGTGLKGKLKMPKFDKPKFKVSSPKGEVPTAEVSLPSAEVELPSATVTAAGEGIGVKLEKPSLKMPKADIKAPKVDISMPSVDVTLPQASVDLQAPESTMSLEGEAKVPEKEAAKAKDGKFKMPKFGMPSFGWSSSREAKGTVAAEVDVSLPEPQVTVPSCVTEVEVTLPGAEIQAPGVEVTIETATVAAESEKGGFKMPDVKMPSIKLPKMKAPQAQVSLPKAEVSLPKAPEGEVALQGPEAEGSLEVAAGKVDVGGMKIHMPKVKVPSVVFSKPTLKSPNLEADISLPQAELKATDSDITVTAPDAKLPSVEGSLELQAPDVDLKAPSAEGKLELGGTGLKGKLKMPKFDKPKFKVSSPKGEVPTAEVSLPSAEVELPCATVTATVEGTGVKVEKSSLNIPKADIKAPKVDISLPSVDVTLPQASVDLQAPEATMSLEGEAKVPEKEAAKAKDGKFKMPKFGMPSFGWSSSREAKGTAAAEVDISLHEPQVTVPSRATEVEVTLPTAEIQAPGVEVTIETATVAAESEKGRFKMPDVKMPSVKLPKMKAPQAQVSLPKAEVSLPKASEGEVARQGPEAEGSLEVAAGKAEGGGMKIHMPKVKVPSVVFSKPTVKSPKLEADISLPQAELKASDSDITVTAPDVKLPSVEGSLELQAPDVDLKAPSAEGKLELEGTGLKGKLKMPKFDKPKFKVSSPKGEVPTAEAEVELPSATVMVAGESTSVKLEKPSLKMPKADIKAPEVDISMPSVDVTLPQASVDLQAPEATMSLEGEAKVPENEAAKTKDGKFKMPKFGMPSFGWSSSREAKGTAAAEVDVSLPEPQVTVPSGSAITDVTFSDSEIQAPSFDAPLDSSCGKGEDIGKSKTSVFRMPKISLSKTFKPHAQSQSGCDVSVSETLCYSLTEDASSVPSESVEPKRFSDVKGESVSKSTKFRVPSIGFSKSEVTSSKIDLESSLQKGDVTLTKYQINLTESESKLASLGDENLSDFEVLGEDGSEEQGGFKLEGKTTSAEISLVDTEVTVKIPKFRKPKFRIRSKGKASEGDIGSNVQSDISKGRISSDMTGPDIEKTAQISDPHLGVKLHKPSLEVVLDAPTVDPNLSPMEATLPNLEAEIRGPDLECKAEQEVATGEKGTEEKENKFKSSKFKLPSFRWSPKKEAIAPSPVEEHLEGPTLSTLSGDMGSELTLPTPENQYTHEEFDTTEKDGEKAKTKKSQFTMPKISFPKIKGQKVQVSLPVLETDVSGPKEEKEAVSVQKSEKGSSGEVAGLGIKVPKVTVPPSEFSKPEAQAPKVEMHISMPTGEVKVPTCEGDDLTLKSAAANASLSTSDIKMTPEGLLEVKSPDISVERKSSEIAVGDVEIKAEGSEAKTKMSKFQMPKVGITLSKGKRLEKDVGQSKSEVKVPQLKATVEISDIAVEAPDLKAECGTEKRIYSPEAKITKTDSKTSEADVHLPSADIPFPKPDSDIQDSDAAVTIKGEIKQDGEGEEKEGHFKMPKFKLPSFSWSPKKEASVKSDSGANLEDQKLAVVSSRIDTEVKETAADDQGSGADLDLEISSGKVEQKSPIKKPQFVMPKISLSKIKVPKSQKVEVDATLPKTEIEGDDSIKIPDIEKSHPEGTEEGAQISIKLADTRVHTLEFSRVETEASKTEITVSSAKIDASLTPSERSFQQVDLKISSANECNIQKTGTKLPKGEASVDLKSPDILTESSSVVDGRKVKLEGPEGKIKMPTFQKTKFGISRIKGKVPETEISSPKIEAELPQLRTTNEIAGIAVGVPASELISDMSDPGGVDGKIKTPQALTGGIEDAKVDISTQSVSKPKTESVSESLEEKEIKLKEHEIKAEEVQTEEHQGWFKMPKFRIPAFGRSSLKEQKSDADIERSMEKAQATIPSAKAQTETSVPENTFSLPHAVAEITIGKEGIQKLEDSVKMSNVSLPEIEGHISLSAERTDSGVSLPKTETYAEVVKRSAEGHTSEITVSTAELSKSYPSASETDKARSSTNRFPTCTLTSPEHKGKSQDINVQKVESSMKLETSGVGCKPSSAEITLDATQKKIDVNLPKEELDIPNKEAAIKKGKIKGEVKITGKDSEESQLKRTVCEWSTTKGSEDGTYVTAKLEDLKVEVPTLKTDVKITGVDPEMKFCVKSVEKDVSAGVEVQVEDRAETSKIKAYKFKIPRFGMLHSEIKGFEDDTSLPKSEADSAPQSERDTAEMQLQKPEGLIGLKSPGLDHKEASARITGETVDQTQGVPEVSVKIPKLKIPRFTFRTLPIEADVLLSKVVTDPKGSSTDIEIVRLQASSAISEETQGAVEGGIQKAKSKILTLTEPDIKTAQMTATIESSLSSAGQDIHWSYIEGQEVSEKVEPEHVAIERCEIYTTEILKESEILSSEVKTAALGFSLLKAKLPESHSDLDVLVQQPSPTGDASVRRPTGAGESFGAAAQRTGSAELKLSDKPHHGSEESRGKVSLSKLKTSAAEVKGSSKLEEGFPGKSPEGITAAPLSEDEDVVEAVEGEEKDITNEKEKTDNKRSPGRFKFWLPSIGFSSPGDETSTDAKAEIKKSVPEDVKPADTSDDSSKQAEKAGWFRFPKLGFTSPSKKAKSVDKEEVGHKEGRLSDEDSPTDKPDVFFDAQESLSPKETGEGEKAETDGASSIVTSSARTELILLEEEKDIKSNIVGDTAK